In Psychrobacter sp. JCM 18902, a single window of DNA contains:
- the potA gene encoding spermidine/putrescine ABC transporter ATP-binding protein PotA — MTNSPPNMHRASASPQDDKVLLQLTGLKKTYDQTEVLKDINLDIKHGEFLTLLGPSGCGKTTLLRLIAGFEQPNAGAIYLDGVQMAGLPADKRPVNTVFQQYALFPHMSVAQNVAYGLKLKKVPKDEIQTRVREMLAMVQLEHLANRRPQDLSGGQQQRVAIARAVINRPKLLLLDEPLSALDHKLRLQMQSELKRLQRELGITFVFVTHDQEEALSMSDRIAVMKDGTFQQIGTPIEIYETPANLFTAKFIGETNLFKAEVRGVYPNQPDRDGRVTNGRIEVEVCEAQAQDGPTTLRNLRRPDFANDVQVGDIVNLLLRPEDLRIYDPNDKEHGGLLGRVIESNYKGSTLDSIIELANGHIIKASEFFDEDDPSFDYKLNEGVKVSWVDGWEWVLPEDGTLDDEANHQAASLAAQKDIS; from the coding sequence ATGACCAATTCACCGCCAAATATGCACAGAGCCTCTGCATCACCTCAAGATGACAAAGTACTACTGCAACTGACTGGTCTAAAAAAAACCTATGATCAAACTGAAGTATTAAAAGACATCAATCTTGATATCAAGCACGGTGAATTTTTGACGCTGCTTGGTCCATCAGGCTGCGGTAAAACAACCTTGCTGCGCCTAATCGCTGGTTTTGAGCAGCCAAACGCTGGGGCAATTTATCTAGACGGCGTACAGATGGCAGGCTTGCCAGCGGATAAACGTCCCGTGAACACAGTGTTTCAGCAATATGCGTTGTTTCCACATATGAGTGTCGCGCAAAACGTTGCTTACGGGCTTAAGCTCAAAAAAGTACCCAAAGATGAGATTCAAACCCGCGTGCGCGAGATGCTCGCCATGGTACAGCTGGAGCATTTAGCCAATCGCAGACCACAAGACTTGTCTGGTGGTCAGCAGCAGCGTGTCGCCATTGCACGAGCCGTCATCAATCGTCCTAAACTGTTGCTACTTGATGAGCCACTATCTGCGCTCGATCATAAACTGCGTTTGCAAATGCAATCTGAGCTTAAACGGCTGCAACGAGAGCTTGGCATCACTTTTGTCTTTGTCACCCACGATCAAGAAGAAGCGCTATCGATGTCAGATCGTATCGCCGTGATGAAAGATGGCACTTTTCAGCAAATCGGCACGCCTATTGAGATTTATGAAACACCCGCGAATTTATTTACCGCCAAGTTCATCGGTGAGACCAACTTGTTTAAAGCGGAAGTCAGAGGCGTTTATCCCAACCAACCAGATCGCGACGGTCGCGTGACCAATGGCCGTATCGAAGTCGAAGTTTGTGAAGCACAAGCGCAAGATGGTCCGACCACCTTACGCAATTTACGCCGCCCTGATTTTGCTAACGATGTACAAGTGGGCGATATCGTTAATTTATTGCTACGCCCTGAAGATTTGCGAATTTATGACCCCAATGATAAAGAACATGGTGGCTTACTCGGGCGAGTGATTGAAAGCAACTATAAAGGTAGCACCTTAGATTCGATTATTGAGTTAGCAAACGGTCACATTATTAAGGCTTCCGAATTCTTTGATGAGGATGATCCAAGCTTTGATTACAAGTTAAATGAAGGTGTCAAAGTATCATGGGTCGATGGATGGGAGTGGGTACTACCAGAAGACGGTACGCTTGATGATGAAGCCAATCATCAAGCTGCCAGTTTAGCTGCTCAAAAGGATATTAGCTGA
- the gloA gene encoding lactoylglutathione lyase codes for MSTANTGSATDNNKEALIAQPTSSVNTDGVQPISAQTTGFTFNHTMLRVKDPAKSLAFYTGVLGMTLLAVKKFPDMGFDLYFLAKLTESERDNLPAGDDLQVFAFRQRGILELTHNYGTETKADFSYHDGNGEPQGFGHICFSVPSLDEAVAWFDKNNVEFKKRPEDGSMKNIAFIKDVDGYWIEIVQADLMG; via the coding sequence ATGTCTACAGCAAATACTGGCTCAGCCACTGATAATAATAAGGAAGCACTTATCGCTCAACCAACGAGCAGCGTCAATACCGATGGTGTGCAGCCTATCTCAGCACAGACGACAGGTTTTACTTTTAACCACACCATGCTACGTGTCAAAGATCCTGCCAAGTCGTTGGCGTTTTATACCGGTGTCCTTGGTATGACTTTGCTGGCGGTAAAAAAATTCCCTGATATGGGTTTTGATTTATATTTTTTAGCCAAGTTAACCGAAAGCGAGCGCGACAATTTGCCCGCGGGTGATGATTTGCAAGTCTTTGCCTTCCGTCAACGCGGCATCTTAGAATTGACCCATAATTATGGTACCGAAACGAAAGCTGATTTTAGCTATCATGATGGTAATGGTGAGCCACAAGGTTTTGGACATATCTGCTTTAGCGTACCTAGTCTCGATGAAGCGGTTGCTTGGTTTGATAAAAATAATGTCGAATTCAAAAAACGTCCAGAAGATGGCAGTATGAAAAACATTGCCTTTATCAAAGATGTTGATGGTTACTGGATTGAAATTGTACAAGCAGATTTAATGGGTTAG
- a CDS encoding carbonic anhydrase, protein MPNDTRPKTGQEALALLKEGNMRYIDSLTTTDPTMQRRPELVKDQDPLAIILGCSDARVPVEIVFDQGLGDLFVIRVAGNVVAPSQIGSIEFAAEKFGTKLVVVLGHSHCGAVTACVETLINPEKNYSPNLQSIVDRIRPSVYNLHELATANGQDVDADELVDRSIRANVRMSVSQLKHGSRALEDLTNSGQLLVVGAEYDLETGKVRFLDS, encoded by the coding sequence ATGCCTAACGATACACGCCCGAAAACCGGTCAAGAAGCTCTTGCGCTTTTAAAAGAAGGCAATATGCGCTACATAGATAGTTTGACCACCACTGACCCAACAATGCAAAGACGACCTGAATTGGTTAAAGATCAAGATCCCTTGGCCATTATTTTGGGTTGCTCGGATGCACGAGTACCAGTTGAGATTGTATTTGATCAAGGCTTGGGTGATTTGTTCGTTATTCGAGTCGCGGGTAATGTCGTCGCGCCTTCACAGATTGGCTCGATTGAGTTTGCGGCCGAAAAGTTCGGTACAAAATTGGTGGTCGTGCTTGGGCACTCACATTGCGGCGCTGTCACGGCTTGTGTTGAGACACTGATCAATCCTGAGAAAAACTATTCACCCAACTTGCAGTCGATTGTCGATCGCATTCGCCCAAGCGTTTATAACTTGCATGAGCTTGCCACTGCCAATGGTCAAGATGTCGATGCCGACGAGTTGGTCGATCGCTCTATCCGCGCCAACGTCCGTATGTCAGTTAGCCAGCTCAAACATGGCTCGCGGGCATTAGAGGATTTAACCAATAGCGGTCAATTGCTGGTCGTGGGTGCAGAGTATGATTTAGAGACAGGAAAAGTACGTTTCTTAGACAGCTAA
- the potB gene encoding spermidine/putrescine ABC transporter permease PotB, which produces MAGHSLGSKSPFRTVTLWLIWGWLLIFALLPNILVIAVSFLTRDSSAFISLPVSIDSYIRMIDPLYFGVFIHSLWMAGITTIICLLLGYPFAWLIAKAKTRWQPLLMMLLILPFWTNSLVRTYALKLLFANNGLINKSLLAVGIIDAPIDILYTQVAVIAGLTYLLFPFMVLPLYAVFTDLRNDMLLASQDLGASKTQTFWHIILPLTTPGIISGVLLVLLPAMGMFYVADILGGSRNLLVGNIIKNQFLDARDWPFGAAASVLLTLAMAVLLLAYRASSRRIGKTDFNEVA; this is translated from the coding sequence ATGGCAGGTCATAGCTTAGGCAGCAAAAGTCCTTTTCGTACCGTAACGCTCTGGCTGATTTGGGGTTGGTTATTGATATTTGCCCTATTGCCAAATATCTTAGTCATCGCTGTCAGTTTTTTGACCCGCGATAGCAGTGCTTTTATTAGCTTGCCTGTCAGCATCGACAGCTATATACGCATGATTGATCCGCTATATTTTGGCGTATTTATTCATTCATTATGGATGGCAGGCATCACAACCATCATCTGCTTGTTACTTGGCTACCCTTTTGCTTGGCTGATAGCCAAAGCCAAAACCCGTTGGCAGCCGCTACTCATGATGCTGTTAATCCTACCATTTTGGACCAACTCGCTCGTGCGAACGTATGCGCTTAAACTGCTATTTGCCAATAACGGTTTGATTAATAAATCACTGCTGGCAGTCGGTATCATCGATGCCCCGATTGATATTTTATACACGCAAGTGGCGGTGATTGCTGGTTTGACGTACTTATTGTTCCCATTTATGGTGTTGCCGTTATACGCAGTATTTACCGATTTGCGCAATGACATGCTACTCGCTTCACAGGATTTGGGCGCATCAAAGACCCAGACTTTTTGGCATATCATATTACCATTGACGACGCCTGGCATTATCTCAGGGGTATTATTGGTGCTGCTGCCTGCGATGGGTATGTTTTATGTGGCAGATATTTTGGGTGGTTCACGCAATTTATTGGTCGGCAATATCATCAAAAATCAATTTTTGGATGCGCGTGACTGGCCATTTGGCGCAGCTGCCAGCGTGTTATTAACACTAGCAATGGCAGTACTATTACTCGCCTACCGTGCCAGTAGTCGCCGCATTGGCAAGACCGACTTTAATGAGGTGGCCTAA